The Prosthecomicrobium sp. N25 genome contains the following window.
TCGTGTCCGCCCTCGATTCCGACTGGGGCTGGCTCGAGAAGCAGATGGGCGACAAGCTCAAGGGCAAGGCCTCGGCCAAGGGCGCCGAGATCACCCAGGAGCAGTTGCAGGCCTCCGCGCGCGACAGCGTCCGCGCCATCATGATGATCCGCGCCTATCGCATGCGCGGCCATCTGCACGCTCGGCTGGACCCCCTCGAGATCGCCGCCGAGAAGGACCACGAGGAGCTGCATCCCTCGTCCTACGGCTTCACCGAGGCCGATCTCGACCGCAAGATCTTCATCGACAAGGTACTCGGTCTCGAATTCGCGACCGTGCGCGAGATGATCGGCATTCTGCGCCGGACCTATTGCGGCACGCTCGGCATCGAGTTCATGCACATCTCGGATCCGTCCGAGAAGGCCTGGATCCAGGCGCGCATCGAGGGGCCGGACAAGACCATCGCGTTCACCCCCGAGGGCAAGCGCGCGATCCTCAGGAAGCTGATCGAGGCCGAGGGCTTCGAGAAGTTCATCGACGTCAAGTACACCGGCACCAAGCGCTTCGGCTTGGACGGCGGCGAGGCCCTGGTGCCGGCGCTCGAGCAGATCATCAAGCGCGGCGGCAATCTCGGCGTGCGTGAGATCGTGCTCGGCATGGCGCATCGCGGCCGGCTGAACGTGCTCGCCAACGTCATGGGCAAGCCGCACCGGATCATCTTCCACGAGTTCAAGGGAGGCTCTGCGGCTCCCGATGAGGTCGAGGGCTCGGGCGACGTCAAGTATCACCTCGGCGCCTCCTCGGACCGCGAGTTCGACAACAACAAGGTGCACCTGTCGCTGACCGCCAACCCGTCTCACCTGGAGATCGTCGACCCGGTGGTGCTCGGCAAGGCGCGCGCCAAGCAGGACCAGCTCGCCGACAAGCCGCGCGGCGACGTCGTCTCCCTCGACCAGCGGGCCCGCGTGCTGCCGCTCCTCATCCACGGCGACGCCGCCTTCGCGGGACAGGGCGTGGTGGCCGAGTGCCTAGGCCTCTCGGGGCTGCGCGGCCACCGCACCGCCGGCTCGATCCACTTCATCATCAACAACCAGATCGGCTTCACCACCAACCCGCGCTTCTCGCGCTCGTCGCCCTACCCGTCCGACGTCGCCAAGATGATCGAGGCGCCGATCTTCCACGTGAACGGCGACGACCCCGAAGCGGTCACCTTCGCCGCCAAGGTGGCGACCGAGTTCCGGCAGAAGTTCCACAAGCCGGTCGTCATCGACATGATCTGCTACAGGCGCTACGGCCATAACGAGGGCGACGAGCCGGGCTTCACCCAGCCGATCATGTACCGGAAGATCCGCAACCACCCGACGACCCTGCAGATCTATTCGGAGAAGCTGGTCGGCGAGGGCGTCGTGACGCGCGGCGAGGTCGAGGAGTGGGCGGCCGACTGGCGCAAGCATCTGGACGGCGAGCACGAGGCCGGCCAGGGCTACAAGCCCAACAAGGCCGACTGGCTC
Protein-coding sequences here:
- a CDS encoding 2-oxoglutarate dehydrogenase E1 component, encoding MANSALEFLYGGNAAYIEELHARYEQDPASVDAGWRDFFEELKDDKQAVIKNAKGASWERKDWPRPMNGELVSALDSDWGWLEKQMGDKLKGKASAKGAEITQEQLQASARDSVRAIMMIRAYRMRGHLHARLDPLEIAAEKDHEELHPSSYGFTEADLDRKIFIDKVLGLEFATVREMIGILRRTYCGTLGIEFMHISDPSEKAWIQARIEGPDKTIAFTPEGKRAILRKLIEAEGFEKFIDVKYTGTKRFGLDGGEALVPALEQIIKRGGNLGVREIVLGMAHRGRLNVLANVMGKPHRIIFHEFKGGSAAPDEVEGSGDVKYHLGASSDREFDNNKVHLSLTANPSHLEIVDPVVLGKARAKQDQLADKPRGDVVSLDQRARVLPLLIHGDAAFAGQGVVAECLGLSGLRGHRTAGSIHFIINNQIGFTTNPRFSRSSPYPSDVAKMIEAPIFHVNGDDPEAVTFAAKVATEFRQKFHKPVVIDMICYRRYGHNEGDEPGFTQPIMYRKIRNHPTTLQIYSEKLVGEGVVTRGEVEEWAADWRKHLDGEHEAGQGYKPNKADWLDGRWAGLKAAGGEADEARRGRTGVPRAELKRLGLKMTEVPKGFNLHRTIGRFLDNRRQMMETGEGIDWATAEALAFATLLLEGHPVRLSGQDCERGTFSQRHSVLYDQETESRYIPLNNLAEGQSRYEVINSMLSEEAVLGFEYGYSLAEPNALTLWEAQFGDFANGAQVVFDQFLSSGERKWLRMSGLVCLLPHGYEGQGPEHSSARLERFLQMCAEDNMQVCYASTPANLFHVLRRQLEREFRKPLILMTPKSLLRHKKCVSKLSDFDADSSFHRLLYDYAETNPELTATRLVPDARIRRVVLCTGKVYYDLLEEREKRGIDDVYLLRVEQLYPVPLKALVKELTRFRQAEIVWCQEEPKNMGAWFFIEPYLEWVLAQVDAKSRRPRYTGRPASAATATGLMSKHMAQMQAFLNDALGD